GACGGCGCGCACGAAGACCGCTTCCCGCAGGATGTGCGGGAGCTGATGGCCTACCTGGGCCCGCCGCAACCCGGCGCGGCGGTGCGCGCCATCCCCGGCATCGGCACGCAGCTGCCGGTGTGGCTGCTGGGCAGCAGCCTGTACAGCGCGCAGCTGGCAGCGCACCTGGGGCTGCCGTTTGCGTTTGCCAGCCACTTCGCGCCCGAGATGCTGCTCGACGCGCTGCAGGTCTACCGCAGTACCTACCGGCCCAGCCCCCGACACCCCGAGCCAAACGCCATGGTGGCCGTCAACGTGGTGTGCGCCGACACCGATGACGAGGCCGCATTCCACTTCACCAGCCTGCAACAGCGCTTCCTGGGCATGCGGCGCGGCGCGCGCGGCCCGCTGCCGCGGCCGGTGGCGAGCATGGACGACCTGTGGACGCCGGCCGAGCGAGAGCAGGTGATGCGCATGCTGTGGGCCAGCGCCGTGGGCAGCCCCGACACGGTGGCGCGCCAGCTCAACCGGCTGCTGGCGCTGACGCAGGCCGACGAGTTGATCATCGCCGGCGCGACGCATGACCCGGCGGTGCGACTTCGCGGCTTGTCGCTGCTGGCGGGTGTGGTCGACCAGCTGGGTGTGGCGATGCCAGCCTGAGGGTGGTGTGAGTCGCGGCTGCGATGTTGGCTCTCGGCCCGTAGCGGTCCTTGGCCGCTGCGGGCCGAGAGCCGTCAGTGCGCCTGATCCCAGTTTGCCCCCGCGCCCACCTCGGCGACCAGCGGCACCCTCAACTGCGCCACGCCGGCCATCAGGCGCGGCAACGCGTCCCGCGCCCAGGGCAGTTCCACCTCGGGCACTTCGAGCACGAGTTCGTCGTGCACCTGCATCACCATGCGCGTGGCGCGCTGCTCGTCGTCGAGCGCCTGTTGCACCGCGATCATGGCCAGCTTGATGAGATCGGCCGCCGTGCCCTGCATGGGCGCGTTGATGGCCTGGCGCTCGGCGCCGCTGCGCCGCGGGCCATTGGGCGAGTTGATCTCGGGCAGCCACAGGCGGCGGCCGAAGACGGTCTCCACATATCCCAGGTCCTTGGCCTTCAGCCGCGTTTCGTCCATGTAGCGCTTCACCCCCGCGAAGCGGGCGAAGTAACGGTCGATGAAGTCCTTCGCCGCCCTCTGCTCGATGCCGAGCTGGCTGGCCAGCCCGAAGGCACCCATGCCGTAGATGAGGCCGAAGTTGATGGTCTTGGCATAACGCCGCTGCTCCGACGACACCTCGTCCAGCGGCGTGCCGAAGACCTCGCTGGCGGTGGCTTTGTGGATGTCGAGGCCGCGCTCGAAGGCGCGCAGCAGCGCCGGGTCTTCGCTGATGTGCGCCATGATGCGCAGCTCGATCTGCGAGTAGTCGGCGCTCAGCAGCACATGGCCCGGCGGCGCGATGAAGGCCTCGCGCACGCGCCGGCCCTCGGGCGTGCGGATGGGGATGTTCTGCAGGTTGGGGTCGTTGCTCGCCAGCCGCCCCGTCACCGCCACGGCCTGCGCGTAAGTGGTGTGCACGCGGCCCGTGGCCGGGTTCACCATCAGCGGCAGCTTGTCGGTGTAGGTGCCCTTGAGCTTGGCCAGGCTGCGCGCCTCCAGGATTTTCGCCGGCAGCGGGTAGTCGGCGGCCAGCTCCTGCAGCACGTCTTCATCCGTGCTCGGCGCGCCAGTGGCCGTCTTCTTCTTCACCGGCAGGCCGAGCTTGCCGAACAGGATCTCGCCGATCTGCTTGGGACTGCCCATGTTGAAGGGCTGGCCCGCGAGCGAGTGTGCCTCGGCTTCGAGAGCCACCAGGCGCTGGCCCAGCTCGGCGCTCTGGCGCGCCAGCACGGTGGCATCGATCAGCACGCCATGGCGCTCGATGCGGCCGAGCACGGCGCTGGTGGGCATCTCGATGCGCTCGTAGACGTAGGCCAGGCCCGCGTCGGCCATCACGCGCGGCAGCAGCAGGCCGCTCAACTGCAGCGCCATCTCGCTGTCTTCGCCCGAATAGGTGGTGGCGCGCTCCACATCCACCTGCGCGAACGGGATCTGGTTTGCGCCCTTGCCGCACAGCGCCTCATAGCTCAGGCCGCGGCGGCCGAGGTGGCGCTCGGCCAGGGCCTCCAGGCCGTGTTTCATGTGGGCCTCGAGCACGTAGCTCTGCAGCAACGTGTCGTGGCGGTAGCCGCGCACGTCGATGCCGGCGTTGGCCAGCACGTGCCAGTCGTACTTGACGTTCTGGCCCACCTTGGGGTGCGCCGCGCTCTCCAGCCAGGGCCTCAGGCGGGCCAGCACCTCGGCCGCCGGCAGCTGCGCCGGGGCGTCGGGGTAGTCATGCGCCAGCGGCACATAGGCCGCGCGGCCGGGCTCGACCGCGAAGCTGATGCCGACGATGCGCGCCACCATCGCATCGAGGCTGTCGGTCTCGGTGTCGAGCGCGGCCAGTTCGGCGGCCATCAGCCGCCCGATCCAGGCCTCAAGGCGGTCCCAGGTGGTGACGGTCTCGTACTCGCGTGCCAGCGGCACGGCGGGCGGCGCGGGGGGCGCATCGGGGGATGCCCCCCGCGCCGGGGCCGCCACCGCCACACCCGGCGCACGGCCCAGCGAGGCCTCAAGCTCGCGCTTCCAGGTGCGAAAGCCGTAGCGCGTGTAGAAGGCCAGCAGTGCCTCACGGTCCACCTCGAGCAGGGCGAGCGCGTCCAGGCTGGGCCAACCCGCCAGCTGCCCCGAGAGGTCGCAGTCGGTCACCACCGTCACCAGCCTGCGGCCCGTGGGCAGCCAGCTCAGCGCCTTGCGCAGGTTCTCGCCGGCCACACCCTTGATGCCGTCGGCGGCAGCCATCACGGCGTCCAGGCTGCCGTGCTCGGCAATCCACTTCGCCGCCGTCTTCGGGCCCACCTTCTCGACGCCGGGCACGTTGTCCACCGTGTCGCCCATCAGCGTGAGGTAGTCGACGATGCGCGTCGGCGGGACGCCGAACTTGGCCAGCACGCCGGCTTCGTCCAGCACCTCGGGCGGCTTGCTCATGGTGTTGATGAGGCTCACCTGCGGCGTCACCAGCTGGGCCAGGTCCTTGTCGCCGGTGGAGATCAGCACGTGGTGGCCCTCACCGGCTGCGCGGTGCGCCAACGTGCCGATGGCGTCGTCGGCCTCGATGCCCGGGGGCACCAGCACTGGCCAGCCCAGCAGGCGCACGGCCTCGTGGATGGGCTCGATCTGGGCACGCAGGTCGTCGGGCATGGGCGCGCGCTGGGCCTTGTACTCGGGGTACCAGTCGTCGCGGAAGGTCTTGCCGGGGGCGTCGAACACGCAGGCCGCGTGCGCCGCGGGGTAGCGCTCGCGCATCCAGGTCATCATGGCCACCATGCCGTGGATGGCGCCGGTGGGAAAGCCCTCCGGCGAGCGCAGATCGGGCATGGCGTGGAAGGCGCGGTACAGGTAGCTGGAGCCGTCCACCAGCAGCATCAGGCCCGGCTCGGGATTGCGGGATGCGGTCATGCGCGGGATCGTAGCCCGAGCCGCTCGATAGAATCGCGAGACCATGCTCCCCAACCTCTCGACGCGGCGCACGCTGCTCGCCCTGGCGCTGCTTGGCACGTCCGCCGGGGCGTCGGCGCAGGCGGCCGGGGCGCCGGCCGGTGCCGCCTCCGCACCGGCCAAGTCACAGGCCGAGCGCCCGCACATCACTGTGCTGGAAGACGACAACACCCGCATCGAGGAGCACCGGGTGCGGGGCGCGGTCACCCGGATCACGGTGCAGAGCAAGGTTGGCGCGCTGCCAGCCTACGAGATCCAGGTCATCCCGCCGGGCCGCGAGTCGATGAACGACCGCGGCAGCCAGGGCAAGCGCACCTGGTCGTTGTTGCGCTTTTAGCCGCCCCCGCATGGCGGTCTACACCGAAGTCTCGTTCGCCGAGGCCGACGCGCTGGTGCAGCGCCTGGGTCTGGGTGCACTCACCGATCTGCAGGGCATCGGCAGCGGCATCGAGAACACCAACTACTACGCCACCACGGTGCGCGGCCAGTGGGTGTTGACGCTGTTCGAGCGGCTCTCGCCCACCGAACTGCCCTACTACCTGGCGCTGATGCAGCACCTGGCCGCGCGCGGCATACCCGTGCCGGCGCCGCAGCCGGCAACCGACGGCAGCCTGGTGCACAGCGTGGCCGGCAAGCCGGCCTCGGTGGTGACACGCCTGCCCGGCGGCCACCGCCTGGCGCCCGGCGTGAACCACTGCGTGCAGGTGGGCCGCATGCTGGCGCGCATGCACACGGCCGGACAGTCATTGCCGGTATCGCAGCCGCACCTGCGCGGCCTGTCGTGGTGGGCCGAGACGGTGCCGGTGGTGCTGCCGTTCCTGCAGCCGGCGCAGGCCTCGCTGCTGGTGGACGAGCTCGCCTTCCAACAGGAGCTGGCGGCGTCACCGCTCGGGCAGACTCTGCACAGGGGACCGATCCACGCCGACCTGTTCCGCGACAACGTGATGTTCGACGACACCGCCGGGCCCGACACGCTCTGCGGCTTTTTCGACTTCTACTTCGCCGGCACCGACTGGCTGCTGTTCGACGTGGCCGTGTGCCTGAACGACTGGTGCTGCGACCTCAGCACCGGGGCCCTGGCCGAAGACCGCGCCAGTGCCTTCGTTGCCGCCTACCGCACCGAGCGCGGGCTCACGCCCGGCGAGATCCGCGCCCTGCCCGCGCTTTTGCGCGCCGCGGCGCTGCGCTTCTGGATCAGCCGGCTGTGGGACTTGCACCTGCCGCGCCCTGCCGCCATGCTGGCGCCCAAGGATCCCGCTCATTTCGAGCGCGTGCTGCGGCAGCGCATCGCCTGCCCCTGGCACCCGCAGCCCTGAAGGTGCGCACCGCATGCCGCTCATCCTGAAGTCTGTCGAGGCCGTGCGCGGCACGCGGTGGATCACCGACGCATGGCGCCTTTTCCGCAAGCGCCCGCTGGGTTTCCTGGCGCTGTTCGCCATGTTCCTGTTCACGGCGCTGCTGGTCAGCATGGTGCCACTGCTCGGGCCGGTGTTGCAGATGATGGCGCTGCCGCTGCTGGGACTGGGGTTCATGATCGCTGCGCAGTCGGCGTTGCTCAACGGGCCGGTGCACCCGCGCTGCTTCATCGAGCCGCTGCGCACCGATGCCTCGCGGCGGCGCACCCTGCTGACGCTGTGCGCGATCTACGGATGCTTCGCGCTGGTGATCCTGGCGGTGGGCGATTGGCTGTCGGGCGGCGCCTGGGGCCGGCTGCAGCAGGCCATGGCCCAGGGCTCGACGGCCCAGCCCGAGATCGACGCCATCCTGTCCGAGCCCGGCGTGGGCAGCGGTGCACTTTTTGTGGGGCTGACCGGCACGATGCTGACGGTGCCGTTCTGGCACGCGCCGGCCCTGGTGCATTGGGGCGGGCAGGCGGTCGGCCAGTCGCTTTTCTCCAGCACGCTGGCGGTCTGGCGCGCCAAGGGTGCCTTCGTCGTCTACCTGCTCGGCTGGGTCGTCAGCGTGCTGCTGTTCGCCTTGGGCAGCGCCCTGCTGTTGGGCCTGCTGGGCGCGCCGCAGTGGGCCGGCCTCGTGGGCATCCCGGCAGGGCTGGTGTTCTCGGCCGTCTTCTACATCTCGCTGCTGTTCACGTTCAATGACAGCTTCGGCGGCTCGCCGGTGCAGGCCGAGACACCCGAGGCTGATCAGCCCGGCGGCCCCGGCTGACGCCGGCGCCAGGCCAGCAGCGCGGCCGCCGCCAACAGCAGCCCCGGCAGCAGAGGGTCGGCCCGGCCTCCGTCCCAGGCCACGCGGCTGCAGCCGCCGCCACCGCCGGCATCGGACACGGGCGCCGGGGTCGGCGCCGGTGCGGGGCTGGCCAGCGGCGGTGAGACCGGTGGCGGCTGCGGCGCCACCGGCGGCGCCGTACCCACGGCCTGCACCTGCAGCCGACGCATCGGCGGATGAACCCCGTCGTTGCGCCACTGCAGCGATGCCTCCTGCAGCCCGCCTGCCGCCGCCGTGGCCGCCACGCGCACGGTGCAGCGGCCGTCAGGCGGCAGCACGGTGTTCGCGGCGCAGCTGTCGGCACCCCCGTTCGCGAGCAGACGGAAGGCCGCCCGGCCAGGCCCGGTGATCGCGGGCGTGCCCAGCACCAGCGGCGCCGGGCCGGCGTTGTGCAGGGTCATCAACGCCAGGGCCACGGAGTTCAGGGCCGCCTGCAGCGCCACCACAGGCTCGGCGGCCGCATCGAGCCAGCGGGCCAGGCCGGCGCCGACCTGACCCACCGTGGCCGACACGCCCACCGGCCGCAGCACCGCGGCGCCGTCGCCCCAGTCCAGCGCCGCCTGCACGCGACCCTCGCCCCCGGCCACCAGCCCGATCTGCACCGTGCAGTCCGCCCCGGGCGCCAGCACCATGGGGCAATCGTGGGCCAGGGTCAGCCCGGTGGCGCCGCCAGGCGCCAGCTCGCGCAGCCGGGGCGCCAGGACCAGGGCAGTGCCGCTGCGGTTGCGCAGACGCACCGCCTGCGGTGCCAGTGCGGCGCCGGGGCTCGTGCGGCCGAACTCAAGCCCCCAGGGCCACGTCAGCGCGGGCGAGCCACCCTCGGCCTCGGCGCTGACGAGGGCCAGGAAAGCCGACAGGTCGGCCTTGTCGGCGGGCGACAGCAGATCGCTCAGATAGCCCATGGCCGCGGCCTTGCGCAGCGCCTCGTCGATGGCGAACGGGCCGCGCGCGGCGTTGAGCAGCCGGTTGCGGTCGAGGCCAGGATCTGGCCCGTGGCACTCCACGCACGAGGCCCCGCCGCCAGGCAGGCCCAGATACAGGCGGGCTCCCTTTGCCGCGTCCTGCGCGACGGCTGGCACGGCCGCCAGCAGGGCCAGGAGGGGCGGGAGGGCCCGCGCGAAGGGCAGATGGAATCGGGGCATCCGCCCGATGCCAACGCGCCTTCGCGACAGGGCGATGACAGTGCCCCAAACCCCACCAGCGAGCCGCTCGAGCCCGATGGCGTGAGGGCCGCCTGCGGGCCCGGAAGTCCCGGATCAGTCGATCGGCGTGAGCTTGGCGATCGCCAGCGCCAGCCACTTGGCGCCGTGCCGCCCGAAGTGCACGTGGGCGCGGGCGTCGGCGCCGCGGCCCTCAAGCACCGAGATCACGCCCTCGCCGAACTTGGCATGGAACACGGTCTGGCCGACGCGCCAACCGCCCTCGGCTGCCGGCAGCGGCGGCGTGGGCGGCGGTGCCCAGGCGTCGGCCATGCGCGGCGGCGGCGCCACGCGCCCGGCGCCGACGATGCCCGACAAGCCCGAGCCGCGTTGCCAGGCCTGCTGGTACTCACGCGCATAGCCCGAGCCGAAGCCCTGCCGTCGCGGCGTGAGCCACTTCAGCGCGTCTTCGGGCAGCTCGTCGAAGAAGCGGCTCTTGACGTTGTAGCGGGTCTGCCCGTGCAGCAGCCGCGTCTGGCTGAAGCTCAGATACAGCCGCCGCCGCGCGCGCGTGATGGCCACGTACATCAGGCGGCGCTCCTCTTCGACGCCGTCGGCATCCGACAGGCTCTGTTCGTGCGGGAACAGGCCCTCCTCGATGCCGGTGATGAACACGCCGTCGAATTCCAGGCCCTTGGCGCTGTGCACCGTCATCAACTGGATCGCGTCGGCGCCCGCCTGGGCCTGGTTGTCGCCGGCCTCCAGGCTGGCGTGCGTCAGGAAGGCCGCCAGAGGCGACAGCACCTCGCCGGTGTCCGGATCGGGCGCGGCGGCGGTGCCAGCCTGCTCGTCCACCGGCAGCGCCACGGCGTCCTTGCCATAGCCCTCCTGCGTGACGAAGCTCTCGGCGGCGTTGATCAATTCCTCGAGGTTCTCGAGACGGTCCTCGCCTTCCTTGTCGTTCTTGTAGAACAGGCGCAGGCCGCTGGTCTCGAGCACATGGTCGATGATCTCGCGCAGCGTCAGGCCCTGCGTCGCGGCGCGCATCTGGTCGACCCGCTGCACGAAGGCGGCGATCTTCTTGCCGGCGGCGCCGTCGAGGCCGCCCACGCTCTGCGCCAGGCTGCGGCCGGTGGCCCGGGCCACGTCCTGCAGCTGCTCCACCGAGCGCGTGCCGATGCCGCGCGCCGGGAAGTTGACGACCCGCAAGAAACTCGTGTCGTCGTTGGCGTTCTCCAGCAGCCGCAGATAGGCCAGCGCGTGCTTGACCTCGGCGCGCTCGAAGAAGCGCAAACCGCCATACACGCGGTAGGGCATGCCGGCGTTGAAGAGGGCGCTCTCCAGCACGCGGCTCTGCGCGTTGCTGCGGTAGAGCAAGGCGATCTCGCGACGCGGCGTGCCAGCGCGCACGAGGCCGCCAATCTCCTCGAGCAGCCACTGCGCCTCGGCGTAGTCCGACGGCGCCTCGTGCACCCGCACGGGCTCGCCGGCCCCGGCGTCGGTGCGCAGGTTCTTGCCCAGCCGCGCGCTGTTGTGCGAGATCAGCTCGTTGGCGGCGTCGAGGATGTGGCCCGAGCTGCGGTAGTTCTGCTCCAGCTTCACGACGCGCCCGACCCGGTACTCGCGCTCGAAATCGGCCATGTTGCCCACGCGCGCGCCGCGGAAGGCGTAGATGCTCTGGTCGTCGTCGCCCACCGCGAACACGCCCTGCCCAAGCCCAGGCGGCGCAAACATCTTCAGCCACGCGTACTGAAGCCGGTTGGTGTCCTGGAACTCGTCGACGAGCACATGCGAAAACCGGCGCTGGTAGTGCTCGCGCAGGGCATCGTTGTCGCGCATCAGCTCGTAGCTGCGCAGCATCAGCTCGGCGAAGTCGACCACTCCCTCCTTGGCGCACTGGGCCTCGTAGGCCTCGTAAACCTGCACGAGCTTGCGCGTGTGCTCGTCGCGTGCGTCAACCTGGGGTGGCCGCCGGCCGTCTTCCTTCGAACCCGCAATGAACCAGGTCACCTGCTTGGGCACGAAGCGCTCTTCGTCCAGGTTCATGGCCTTGATCACGCGCTTGACGGCGCTGAGCTGGTCGCCGCTGTCCAGGATCTGGAAGCCCTGCGGCAGCCCGGCGAGCTTCCAGTGCGCGCGCAGGAAGCGGTTGCACAGGCCGTGGAAGGTGCCGATCCACATGCCTCGCACGGCCACCGGCAGCATGGCCGACAGCCGCGTGAGCATCTCCTTGGCCGCCTTGTTCGTGAAGGTCACGCCCAGGATGCCGCCCGGCGACGCCTGCCCCGTGTGCAGCAGCCAGGCGATGCGCGTCGTCAGCACGCGTGTCTTGCCGGAGCCGGCGCCGGCCAGGATGAGCGAAGGCACCTGCGGCAGCGTCACGGCGGCCAGCTGCTCTGGATTCAGGCCGCGCAACAGGCGTGCTTCGGGCGTGCCCTGCCCGGCGGCCTCGGGATCGGGGGGCGGGGCCGTCGGCGCGCTGCGGTGCATGGGCGGATTCTAGGAGTCCAACGTCGTCGCCCTGATGAGGTCAGCGCTGGGGCGGCCAGCAGCCCGTCGCTACACTGCGCCGCCGTCAGCTGACCCCGCCGAGAGCCCGCCATGGAGATCTTCGACTACGACAACATCCTGCTTCTGCCGCGCAAGTGCCGCGTCGACAGCCGCAGCGCGTGCGACACCACGGTCGAGTTCGGCGGCCGCCGCTTTGCGCTGCCGGTGGTGCCGAGCAACATGAAGACCGTGCTCGACGAGCCCATCGCAAAAGCGCTGGCCCGCAGCGACCACTTCTATGTGATGCACCGCTTCGACCTCGACAACGTGGCCTTCGCACGGCGCATGCGCGAGCTGGGGCTTTACGTGTCGATCAGCTCGGGCGTCAAGCCGCAGGACTTCGAGGTCATCGACCGGCTGGCTGCCGACGGCACCGGCGCGGACTACGTCACGATCGACATCGCGCACGGCCACGCCGACAGCGTCCGGCGCACCATCGAGCACATCAAGGCGAAGTTGCCACAGGCCTTCGTCATCGCCGGCAACGTGGCCACGCCGGAGGCGGTGATCGACCTCGAGAACTGGGGTGCCGATGCCACCAAGGTGGGCGTGGGCCCCGGCAAGGTCTGCATCACCAAGCTCAAGACGGGCTTTGGCACCGGCGGCTGGCAGCTCAGCGCGCTCAAGTGGTGCAGCCGCGTGGCCACCAAGCCCATCATCGCCGACGGCGGCATCCGCCACCACGGCGACATCGCCAAGAGCGTGCGCTTCGGCGCCGCCATGGTGATGGTGGGCAGCCTGTTCGCCGGGCATGAAGAGAGCCCGGGCGCCACGGTGGAGGTCGACGGCAAGCTCCACAAGGAGTACTACGGCTCGGCCTCGGACTTCAACAAGGGCGAGTACAAGCACGTCGAGGGCAAGCGGATCCTGGAGCCGGTCAAGGGCCGCCTGGCGGATACGCTGCGCGAGATGCGCGAGGACTTGCAGAGCAGCATCAGCTATGCCGGCGGCACGCGGCTGCAGGACCTGAAGAAGGTGAACTACGTGATCCTGGGCGGCGAGAACGCGGGCGAGCACCTGTTCATGTAGCGGCCGCCAGCCGCACGGTACGGCTGTCCAGCGCCACGCGCTGCCCGGCCCGCAGCTTGGCGCCGCGGCGCGCCTCCACACGGCCGTCCACCTGCACGTGGCCGGCGGCGATGAGCTGCTTGGCGGCGCCGCCGCTGGGGGCCCAGCCGGTGGCCTTGAGCAGCGCGTCGAGCGTGATGTGCTCGCCGCGCAGGATGAAGGTGGTCTCGGTCATCACCGCGTCACTCCCCGGCCCTCGCTGCTGCCGCCCCAGCGCCGCGGGCGGCCGGCGGCCCTGCGCGGTCCTCGGCCGCTGACGGCTCGGGCATGGGTGGATCCTAGAATCATCGGTTGACCTGCATTCTGGCCCCGGCCCCGCCATGACCGACACGCCCAAGTCCTTCGAACCCGCTTCGATCGAGGCCCGCTGGGGCCCGCGCTGGGCCGGGGACGGCGCCTTCGCGCCCACGCTCGACGCGGGCAGGCCCTCGTTCTGCATCCAACTGCCGCCGCCCAACGTGACGGGCACGCTGCACATGGGCCACGCGTTCAACCAGACCATCATGGACGCGCTGACCCGCTACCACCGCATGCGCGGCCACAACACGCTGTGGGTTCCGGGCACCGATCACGCTGGCATCGCCACGCAGATCGTCGTGGAGCGCCAGCTCCAGGAAGGAGGGCTCAGCCGCCACGACCTTGGCCGCAAGAACTTCGTCGCCCAGGTGTGGGACTGGAAGGCGAGCAGCGGCGCCACGATCACGAACCAGATGCGCCGCCTGGGCGACAGCGTTGACTGGAGCCGCGAGTACTTCACGATGGACGAGTCGCTTTCGGCCGTCGTCACTGAGACCTTCGTGCGGCTCTACGACGAGGGCCTCATCTACCGCGGCCAGCGCCTGGTGAGCTGGGACCCGCAGCTCAAGAGCGCCGTCTCCGATCTGGAGGTGGAAAGCGAAGAGGAAGACGGCTTCCTCTGGCACATCGCCTACCCGCTGTCCGACGGCAGCGGTCAGCTCGTGGTGGCCACCACGCGCCCCGAGACCATGCTCGGCGACACCGCGGTGATGGTGCACCCGGAAGACGACCGTTATGCCGCGATGGTGGGCAAGACGGTGACGCTGCCGCTGGTGGGACGCGAGATCCCGGTGATCGCCGACGCCTACGTCGACCGCGCCTTCGGCACCGGCGTCGTCAAGGTGACGCCGGCCCACGACGCCAACGACCACGCCGTGGGCCAGCGCCACGGGCTGCCGATGATCGGCGTGCTCGACCTCGACGCCAAGGTCAACGCCAACGCCCCCGAGGCCTACCGCGGCCTGGACCGCTTCGTGGCGCGCAAGAAGGTCGTGGCCGATCTCGAGGCGCTGGGCCTGCTGGTCGAGACCAGGAAGCACAAGCTGCAGGTCCCGCGCTGCGCACGCACCGGCCAGGTGGTCGAGCCCATGCTCACCGACCAGTGGTTCGTGGCGGTCGAGAAGCCCGGCCTGAACCCTGATGGCACGCCGGGCCTGAGCATCGGCGAGAAAGCCCGCCGCGCCGTGAGCAGCGGGCAGGTGCGCTTTGTGCCCGGCGAGTGGGTCAACACCTACAAGCACTGGATGGACAACCTGCAGGACTGGTGCATCAGCCGCCAGCTCTGGTGGGGCCACCAGATTCCGGCCTGGTACGGCACGGGTGGCGAGGTCTTCGTGGCGCGATCCGAGGCCGAGGCGCGCGAGCGCGCCGCCGCGGCCGGCTACACCGGCGGGCTCACGCGCGACGAGGACGTGCTCGACACCTGGTACTCGTCGGCGCTGGTGCCGTTTTCGTCGCTCGGCTGGCCCCGGCAGACAAAGGAGCTCGATCTGTTCCTGCCCAGCACGGTGCTCGTCACGGCCTTCGACATCATCTTCTTCTGGGTCGCCCGGATGATCATGATGACGACGCACTTCACCGGGCAGGTGCCCTTCCGCGACGTCTACATCCATGGCCTCGTGCGCGACGCGCAGGGCCAGAAGATGAGCAAGAGCGAAGGCAATGTGCTGGATCCCGTCGACCTCATCGACGGCATCGCGCTGGAGCCCCTGCTGGCCAAGCGCTCAGCCGGCCTGCGCAAGCCCGAGACGGCGCCGCGCGTGCGCAAGCAGACTGCGGCGGAGTTTCCCGAAGGCATCCCCGCCTACGGCGCCGACGCGCTGCGCCTGACCATGGCCAGCTACGCCACGCTGGGCCGCAACATCAACTTTGACGCCAAGCGCTGCGAGGGCTACCGCAATTTCTGCAACAAGCTCTGGAACGCGACCAAGTTCGTGCTGATGAACTGCGAGGGCGCCGACTGCGGGCTGGCCGAGCACAGCAAGGCCGAGTGCGCACCGGCCGTGTTCGACGCCGCCGGGCAGATCACCACCCCGGCCGGGCCCTACCACGGCTACCTGCGCTTCAGCCCCGCCGACCGCTGGATCAGCGGCGAACTGCAGCGCGTGGAAGACGCGGTGGCCAGGGCCTTCGCCGACTACCGGCTCGACACCGTGGTCTCGGCGATCTACGGCTTCGTCTGGGACGAATACTGCGACTGGTACCTCGAGATCGCCAAGGTGCAGCTGGCCGAAGCCAAGAGGGCCGGCGACGAGAGCACCGCCCGCGCCACGCGCCGCACGCTCATCCGCACATTGGAGACCGTGCTGCGCCTGCTGCACCCGGTGGCGCCCTTCATCACTGCCGAGCTGTGGGAGGCGGTGGCGCCGGTGGCCAGGCGCAAGGGCCAGGTGGACAGCGTCGTCACCGCGCCCTACCCACAGGCCCAGCTCGAGAAGGTGGACGCGAAGGCTGACGCCTGGATCGCCCAGCTCAAGGCCGTGGCGGCCGAGGTGCGGCGCCTGCGCAGCGAGATGGGGCTGCAGCCGGGCGAAAAGGTGCCTCTGATCACGCTGGGCGATGACGGTTTCGTGGGCGTCGCCACACCGCTGCTGACGGCGCTGGTCCGCCTGTCCGAGGTGCGCATGATGGCCGACGAAGCCGCCTTCGCCGCCGCCACGCAGGCTGCGCCGGTGGCGGTGGCCGGCGGGCTGCGCCTGGCGCTGTTCGTCGAAATCGACGTCGGTGCCGAGCGCGCACGCCTGGACAAGGAGATCGCCCGGCTGCAGGGCGAGGTCGCCAAGGCCACGGCCAAGCTGGGCAACGAGAGTTTCGTGGCGCGCGCGCCGGGCGCCGTGGTGGCGCAGGAGCGCATGCGCCTGGCGGACTTCGAGACTGCCGTCACGCGGCTGGCCGGCCAGCGCGCGCGGCTCGGCTGACAGAATCCCCGCCACCGCCGCGAACCCCCACTCCACCATGCCCATCCGCAAGGCCATCTTCCCCGTCGCCGGCCTCGGCACGCGCTTCCTGCCGGCCACCAAGGCCCAGCCCAAGGAGATGCTGCCGGTGGTCGACAAACCGCTGATCCAGTACGCCGTGGAGGAAGCCTACGCTGCGGGG
The genomic region above belongs to Ideonella sp. WA131b and contains:
- a CDS encoding LLM class flavin-dependent oxidoreductase; its protein translation is MIHLSILDLAPIAEGATVPQALATTTELARHAEALGYRRFWLAEHHNMEGLACSATAVLLAHVAAHTSRITLGSGGVMLPNHAPLVVAEQFGTLAALHPGRIELGLGRAPGTDGPTMRALRRSLDGAHEDRFPQDVRELMAYLGPPQPGAAVRAIPGIGTQLPVWLLGSSLYSAQLAAHLGLPFAFASHFAPEMLLDALQVYRSTYRPSPRHPEPNAMVAVNVVCADTDDEAAFHFTSLQQRFLGMRRGARGPLPRPVASMDDLWTPAEREQVMRMLWASAVGSPDTVARQLNRLLALTQADELIIAGATHDPAVRLRGLSLLAGVVDQLGVAMPA
- the polA gene encoding DNA polymerase I encodes the protein MLLVDGSSYLYRAFHAMPDLRSPEGFPTGAIHGMVAMMTWMRERYPAAHAACVFDAPGKTFRDDWYPEYKAQRAPMPDDLRAQIEPIHEAVRLLGWPVLVPPGIEADDAIGTLAHRAAGEGHHVLISTGDKDLAQLVTPQVSLINTMSKPPEVLDEAGVLAKFGVPPTRIVDYLTLMGDTVDNVPGVEKVGPKTAAKWIAEHGSLDAVMAAADGIKGVAGENLRKALSWLPTGRRLVTVVTDCDLSGQLAGWPSLDALALLEVDREALLAFYTRYGFRTWKRELEASLGRAPGVAVAAPARGASPDAPPAPPAVPLAREYETVTTWDRLEAWIGRLMAAELAALDTETDSLDAMVARIVGISFAVEPGRAAYVPLAHDYPDAPAQLPAAEVLARLRPWLESAAHPKVGQNVKYDWHVLANAGIDVRGYRHDTLLQSYVLEAHMKHGLEALAERHLGRRGLSYEALCGKGANQIPFAQVDVERATTYSGEDSEMALQLSGLLLPRVMADAGLAYVYERIEMPTSAVLGRIERHGVLIDATVLARQSAELGQRLVALEAEAHSLAGQPFNMGSPKQIGEILFGKLGLPVKKKTATGAPSTDEDVLQELAADYPLPAKILEARSLAKLKGTYTDKLPLMVNPATGRVHTTYAQAVAVTGRLASNDPNLQNIPIRTPEGRRVREAFIAPPGHVLLSADYSQIELRIMAHISEDPALLRAFERGLDIHKATASEVFGTPLDEVSSEQRRYAKTINFGLIYGMGAFGLASQLGIEQRAAKDFIDRYFARFAGVKRYMDETRLKAKDLGYVETVFGRRLWLPEINSPNGPRRSGAERQAINAPMQGTAADLIKLAMIAVQQALDDEQRATRMVMQVHDELVLEVPEVELPWARDALPRLMAGVAQLRVPLVAEVGAGANWDQAH
- a CDS encoding DUF2782 domain-containing protein — translated: MLPNLSTRRTLLALALLGTSAGASAQAAGAPAGAASAPAKSQAERPHITVLEDDNTRIEEHRVRGAVTRITVQSKVGALPAYEIQVIPPGRESMNDRGSQGKRTWSLLRF
- a CDS encoding homoserine kinase, with product MAVYTEVSFAEADALVQRLGLGALTDLQGIGSGIENTNYYATTVRGQWVLTLFERLSPTELPYYLALMQHLAARGIPVPAPQPATDGSLVHSVAGKPASVVTRLPGGHRLAPGVNHCVQVGRMLARMHTAGQSLPVSQPHLRGLSWWAETVPVVLPFLQPAQASLLVDELAFQQELAASPLGQTLHRGPIHADLFRDNVMFDDTAGPDTLCGFFDFYFAGTDWLLFDVAVCLNDWCCDLSTGALAEDRASAFVAAYRTERGLTPGEIRALPALLRAAALRFWISRLWDLHLPRPAAMLAPKDPAHFERVLRQRIACPWHPQP